A region from the Anomaloglossus baeobatrachus isolate aAnoBae1 chromosome 11, aAnoBae1.hap1, whole genome shotgun sequence genome encodes:
- the LOC142256343 gene encoding galactoside alpha-(1,2)-fucosyltransferase 1-like, which produces MHWNFLKLCIITLGFVGFLNIFYLFRLHIKGKHSSILYGQYNLIMEEFQHSRESSDQIPMGMWTYIPVGHFGDFMSQYATLLYLSKLNGRQAYMMPNMHDKLSRYFKVKLPVIDQEVSDQMSWKLQKLDDYTSPEYSSIIGEYVILSGMVSSWTFYYEMREEVLQEFNFHDFIKDEVNSYLAKIIGSQKNVTYVGVHVRKGDYIQITQREEKAIVDKKQYIQKAMGYFRNKYESPVFVVTGNDMDWCKKNIDNLPGDVHFTGNETSPEQNFALLAHCNHTIMTIGSFGFWAAYLAGGETIYLTNFTDSPHHRTFKYEIIHLPV; this is translated from the coding sequence ATGCACTGGAATTTCCTGAAGCTTTGTATCATCACCTTAGGATTCGTTGGCTTTCTGAATATATTTTATTTGTTCAGACTTCATATTAAAGGAAAACATTCATCAATACTTTATGGCCAATATAACCTCATTATGGAAGAATTTCAGCATTCAAGAGAGTCTTCGGATCAGATACCCATGGGAATGTGGACGTATATACCAGTTGGCCACTTTGGAGACTTCATGTCCCAGTATGCTACCCTTTTATACCTGTCGAAGCTCAATGGCCGCCAAGCATACATGATGCCCAACATGCACGATAAGCTTTCGAGATATTTTAAGGTCAAATTACCTGTCATTGACCAAGAGGTCTCAGATCAAATGAGTTGGAAATTACAAAAACTTGATGACTACACGTCTCCAGAATACAGCAGCATCATAGGAGAATATGTGATATTGTCTGGTATGGTATCTTCATGGACATTCTACTATGAGATGAGAGAAGAGGTTCTCCAAGAATTTAACTTTCACGATTTTATTAAGGATGAAGTCAACAGCTACCTTGCCAAAATTATAGGAAGCCAAAAAAATGTGACGTATGTCGGCGTTCATGTTCGTAAGGGAGACTATATCCAAATAACACAACGGGAGGAGAAGGCGATAGTTGACAAAAAACAGTATATACAAAAAGCCATGGGTTATTTTAGAAACAAGTATGAAAGCCCCGTTTTTGTGGTGACCGGTAATGATATGGACTGGTGTAAGAAAAACATTGATAATCTACCGGGAGATGTTCATTTTACTGGAAATGAGACCTCACCGGAGCAAAACTTTGCCCTTTTGGCTCATTGTAACCATACCATCATGACTATAGGGTCGTTTGGATTCTGGGCTGCTTATCTGGCAGGTGGGGAGACAATTTATCTAACTAATTTTACTGACTCCCCCCACCATAGAACATTCAAGTACGAAATTATTCATCTGCCGGTCTAG